Within Nocardioides rotundus, the genomic segment ACACGCTGGTCGCGCTGCACGAGGTGGTGCCCGAGGAGGTCGGCCTGGGCGACTTCGGCCGCCCCGACGGCTTCCTCGAGCGCCAGCTGCGGCGGTGGAGTCAGCAGCTGGAGTCCTCGCGCTCGCGCGACCTCCCGGACGCCGACACCCTCCGCGAGCGGCTCGCGGCCGCCGTACCCCGCCAGTCGGCGCCCGGCATCGTGCACGGCGACTTCCGGCTCGACAACATCCTCACCGACGACCGGGACCGGCCGGCCGCGGTGATCGACTGGGAGATGGCCACCCTCGGCGACCCGCTCACCGACCTCGCGCTGATGGTGCTCTACCACCGGCTCGCCGAGCACATCGGCTCCGCCGTGGCCGACGCCTCGAACGCCCCCGGCTTCCTCTCCGAGGAGGAGGTGCTGCGGCGCTACAACGCGGCGTCCAGCCGCGACCTCGGCGACCTCGACTGGTACCTCGGGCTGGCGGTCTACAAGCTCGCGGTCATCCTCGAGGGCATCCACTACCGCTACAGCCAGGGCCAGACCGTGGGCTCGGGCTTCGACCGGGTGGGCGAGGTCGTCCCACCCCTGCTCGCCACCGGACTCGACGCACTCAAGGAGCGATGATGGACTTCGCCTTCGACGACCGCACCGAAGGGCTGCGCGCCTCGCTGCAGGACTTCATGGACACCCACGTCCACCCCAACGAGCAGCGCTTCCACGACGAGGTCGAGGCGCTGGAGGACCGCTGGGCGTGGGACTCGGTGCCCGTGCTCGCCGAGCTCCGGGAGGAGGCGCGACGCCGCGGGCTGTGGAACCTGTTCCTCCCCGGCGCCGACGGCGCCGGCCTGACGAACCTGCAGTACGCCCCGCTCGCGGAGATCACCGGGCGCAGCATGCACCTGGCCCCGCCGGCCCTCAACTGCGCGGCTCCCGACACCGGCAACATGGAGGTGCTCTCCATGTTCGGCAGCGAGGAGCAGAAGGAGCGGTGGCTCGCACCGCTGCTCTCGGGCGAGATCCGCTCGGCGTTCGCGATGACCGAGCCGGACGTCGCCTCCTCCGACGCCACCAACGTCTCCATCGACATCCGGCGCGACGGCGACGAGTGGGTGATCAACGGCCGCAAGTGGTGGATCACCGGGGCGATGAACCCGAACTGCAAGGTCTTCATCGTGATGGGCAAGACCGACCCGAGCGCGGACCGGCACCGGCAGCAGTCGATGATCCTGGTCCCGCGGGACACCCCCGGCGTCGAGGTGCTGCGCGGCATGGAGGTCTTCGGGTACGACGACCACGAGCACGGCGGGCACGCCGAGCTGCGCTTCACCGACGTCCGGGTGCCGGTGGCCAACCTGGTCGGCGAGGAGGGCTCCGGCTTCGCGATCGCCCAGGCCCGCCTGGGGCCGGGACGGATCCACCACTGCATGCGCTCGGTCGGGGTGGCCGAGATGGCGCTGGAGGCCATGTGCCGCCGCGCGCTCTCGCGCGAGCCGTTCGGCAAGCCGCTGGCCGAGCAGGGCGTCATCCAGGACTGGATCGCCGAGGCGCGGGTGCGGATCGAGCAGCTGCGCCTGCTCACGCTCAAGGCCGCGTGGCTGATGGACACCCAGGGCAACAAGGGGGCGCACACCGAGATCCAGGCGATCAAGATCGCCGCCCCCGCCACCGTGCAGTGGATCCTGGACAAGGCGATCCAGACCCACGGCGCCGGTGGGCTCTCCCAGGACTTCCCGCTGGCCGGTGCCTACGCCGGCATCCGGACCCTGCGGTTCGCCGACGGGCCGGACGAGGTGCACAAGGCGGCTCTGGCCCGCCGCGAGCTGAAGGGATACCGATGAGCGCGCGCGACGACCTGGCCCGGCGGGTCGTGGAGTTCCTCGCCGAGCACGACCCTGACACGACGGACCGGGTGGAGTTCCTCCGGGCAAGGTACGACGCCGGGCTGGCCTGGGTGGCCTTCCCCGAGGGCCACGGCGGGCTGGGGCTGTCCCGGTCGCTGCAGGCCGAGGTGGACCGGCTCTTCGCCGAGGCGGGCGCCCCGGACAACAACCCCCGGGCCAACGGGATCGGCCTGGGCATGGCCGCGCCCACCATCCTCGCCTTCGGCACCGAGGAGCAGAAGGAGCGCTTCCTCAAGCCCCTGTGGACCGGCGAGGAGATCTGGTGCCAGCTGTTCAGCGAGCCCGGCGCCGGCTCCGACCTGGCCGCGCTCGCGACGCGGGCGGTGCGCGACGAGGCCAGCGGCGAGTGGGTGGTCAACGGGCAGAAGGTGTGGACCTCCGGTGCGCAGAACGCCCGGTTCGCGATCCTGGTCGCCCGCACCGACGTGGACGTGCCCAAGCACCGCGGGATGACCTACTTCCTGGCCGACATGACCGACCCCGGGGTCGACGTACGCCCCCTGCGCCAGGTCACCGGCGAGGCGGAGTTCAACGAGGTGTTCCTCTCCGACGTGCGGATCCCCGACACCCAGCGGCTCGGCGACGAGGGTCAGGGCTGGCAGGTCGCCAACTTCACCCTCAACAATGAGCGGGTCGCGATCGGTGGCCGGGCCCTGCCCCGCGAGGGCGGCATGGTCGGCATCGTGTCGCAGACCTGGAGGGACCGCCCCGAGGCACGAACGCCGGAGCTGCACGACCGGCTCCTGCGCTCGTGGGTCGAGGCGGAGGTGGCCCGGCTCACCGGCGTGCGCCTGCGGCAGAAGCTCGCTCAGGGCGTGCCCGGCCCGGAGGGGGCGGCGATGAAGCTGTCCTTCGCCCGGCTCAACCAGCAACTCTCGGGCCTGGAGCTGGAGCTGCTCGGCGAGGACGGGCTGCGCTACTCCGACTGGACCATGGTGCGTCCCGAGCACGTCGACTTCACCGGCCGCGACGCGGGCTACCGCTACCTGCGCGCCAAGGGGAACTCGATCGAGGGCGGCACCTCGGAGATCCTGCGCAACATCGTGGCCGAGCGGGTGCTCGGCCTGCCCGCGGAGGCCCGCGGCGACAAGGACGTCCCCTTCAAGGAGCTGCCCCGATGACCGACCTCGACCTGCTCCCGACCGACATCGAGGAGGACCTGCGCGCCTCGGTCCGCGGCGTGCTGGACCGGCGCTGCGGCCCGGACACCGTGGCTGCGATGTACGACGGCGACCGCGCCGTCGTCGAGCCGCTGTGGCGGGCCATGGCCGTCGAGCTCGGCCTGGCCGGCCTGCTCGTGCCCGAGTCGCTGGGCGGCTCAGGAGCCACCGCCCGCGAGGCCGCCGCCGTGATGGAGGAGCTGGGTCGGGCCTGCGCGCCCGTGCCGTTCCTGACCAGCGCGGTGATCGCCACGACGTCGCTGCTGCCCTCCGGTGACGAGCTGCTCGGCGCGCTGGCCGCCGGGGAGCGCACCGGCGCCCTGGTCGTGCCGTTCTCCACCGCGCCGGACGCCCCGCTGCCCGACCTCGCCGAGGGCGGGACGGTGCGCAGCGTCGCCGGCGCCCTGGAGGCCGACGTACTCCTCGTGCCCGCCGGCGGCACCCTCCGCGTGGTCGACGCGACCGAGGCAGGCGTCGAGCCGGTGGTCTCGCTGGACATGTCCCGCCAGCTCGCCGACGTGACCGTCCCGGCCGGAGCCGGGCGCGCCGTCGAGGGCGATGGCGAGGCGGCCGCGCGTGCCGCCCTGCTGGCGGGGGCGGCGCTGCTCGCCTCCGAGCAGCACGGCGTCGCGTCCTGGTGCCTGCGCGAGACGATCGGGTACGTCGGCCAGCGGCGGCAGTTCGGCCGGGTCGTGGGTGGCTTCCAGGCGCTCAAGCATCGGCTGGCCGACCTGTTCGCGGAGACCGAGCAGGCGGCCGCGACCGCGGCCTACGCCGCCGCCGTCCTGGCCGCCGAGGACGCCGACCTGCCGATCGCCACCGCGGTGGCGCAGTCGTGGTGCTCGGAGGTGGCGGTGCATGCCGCCGAGGAGGCGCTGCAGCTGCACGGCGGCGTCGGGATGACGTGGGAGTACCCCGTCCACCTCTACCTCAAGCGCGCCAAGGCCGACCAGATCGCGCTCGGCACCCCGGGTGCGCATCGGGCCCGTCTGGCCACCCTCGTCGACCTCCCGGGAGGAACCGCATGACCGCCAGCACCCAGATCCGGCTCGCCGCCCGCCCGGTCGGCGAGCCGCAGGACTCCGACTTCGAGACCACCACCGAGGAGCTGCCCGGGCTCGCGGACGGGCAGGTGCTGCTGCGCACGCTCTACCTCTCCCTGGACCCCTACATGCGCGGCCGGATGAGCGATGCGAAATCCTATGCCGAGCCGGTGCCGATCGGAGGAGCGATGGTCGGCGCGACCGTGTGCGAGGTGGTCGAGTCGCGCTCGGAGCGCCGTGCCGTGGGCGACGTCGTGCTCGCCTACACCGGCTGGCAGACCTACGCCGTCGCCGACGCCCGGGCGACCCGCCGGCTCGATCCGGAGGTCGCGCCGGTCCAGACCGCGCTGGGCGTGCTCGGGATGCCCGGCTTCACCGCCTATGCCGGGCTGCTGGAGATCGGCCGGCCGCAGCCGGGGGAGACGGTCGTGGTCGCCGCGGCGACCGGGCCGGTCGGCTCGGCGGTCGGGCAGATCGCCCGGATCAAGGGCGCTCGCGCCGTCGGCATCGCCGGTGGTGAGGAGAAGACGCGCGCGCTGATCGAGGACTTCGGCTTCGACGCCGCGGTCGACCACCGGGCGCCGGACTTCGAGGAGCAGCTCGCCGCCGCGACGCCGGACGGGGTGGACGTCTACTTCGAGAACGTGGGCGGCCCGGTCGGCGCGGCCGTCGTACGCCGGCTCAACAAGCTCGCCCGGATGCCGGTCTGCGGCCTGGTCGCCGACTACAACGCCACCGAGGTGCCCGCCGGGCCGGACCGGCTGCCCGGCTTCATGGGCCGGGTGCTGCGGCTCAGCCTGACCGTGCGCGGCTTCATCCAGGACGAGTTCGTCCCGACCCACCACGAGGCGTTCCTCCGGGAGATGGGTGCGTGGGTCGCCGAGGGCCGGGTGCGCTATCGCGAGGACGTCGTGGACGGGCTGGAGAACGCTCCCGAGGCGTTCCGCGGCCTGCTCACGGGCCGCAACTTCGGCAAGCTGATCATCAAGGTGGCGCCGTGACCGAGCTGGTCGTGCTCGACGTCAACGAGACCCTGTCGGACCTGACCCCGCTCGCGGAGGTCTTCGCCGACGTGGGTCTCCCCGGGCAGGCCGACGCCTGGTTCGCCGGGGTGCTGCGCGACGGGTTCGCCGTCGCGCTCACCGGCGGCCAGGCGGGCTTCGCCGAGATCGGCCGGGCGGCCGTGGCGGCCCGTGCCGGCGAGGAGGCCGCCGAGCGGGTGATCGGCGCCTTCATGGAGCTGCCGGTGCATCCGGATGTGCCCGACGGGCTGCGCGCCCTGCGCTCCGCCGGGCTGCGCGTGGTCACGCTCTCCAACGGGAGTACGGCGGTCGCCGACGCCCTGCTCACCCGCGCCGGGGTCCGCGACCAGGTGGAGGCGTTGCTCAGCGTCGAGGACGCCCCGCGCTGGAAGCCGGCGCCCGAGGCCTACCGCTACGCCCTCGACCTGCTGGGGGTCGAGGCGGCGGACGCGGTGATGGTGGCGGTGCACCCGTGGGACGTGCAGGGGGCGCAGGCGGTCGGCATGCGCGGCTGCTACCTCGACCGCGCGGGGGCGCCGTACCCCTCGTGGCTGCCCGCGCCCGACCTCGTGGTGCCGGACCTGGCGAGCCTCGCCGCGCGCCTCTGACCCGCCCGGGACCCCCTCGGGTGGGAATCCGCTCGGCGAGCAGGCATACTGGCCTCACCGCGCGGGGGACGCGATCGGTCCCGCCCGCGGAGTTCACGCCGATGCTGTGTGAACGCTCCCGCCGCGAAGCAGGCGTGCGCCACGGGACTCTCCCGTCCGGCCACGCCGCGCGGCGTACCGAGAAGTGGTCGGAGGGCAATCCGGCCGATGGAGGAGGACCCAGTGGCCCGAGGGGGTCAGCGCCGGTCGACGACCCGCCGCAACGGTCGGTCGAACCGCAAGCACACCGACAACGAGGGCATGATCCCGGTGCTCGCGCAGACGCTGCGCGACGTCGAGCGCAGCGTCGACGGCGGGGCCGTGACCAACGGCGTCAAGGGGCGCTTCCACGCGGCCGCGCTGCTGCTGCGCGAGGAGCGCGCCCGGGTCAAGGCCGACGAGGACCTGACCGACAACCAGCGCGCCCAGCAGCTCAAGCGGCTCGAGGGGCTCGCGCAGATCCTCGCGACCACCGCGGCCCGCAATCCGGCGCTGATGATGCTGGTGCCCGAGGACGCCGAGGTCTCCGACGACGCCCGCTGGGCCAAGGCGGAGATGATGCGCGCCGCCGGCTGGGAGGCGCCGGTCCGCACCGAGGCGAAGGCCGCCGACGGGGCTCCCGTCGACCGCCAGGTCGTGCCGCAGCAGGTGATCTCCCGCCAGCTCGCCAACCCCTTCCTCGTCCCCGACTACTCCGCCGCACGTCCGCGGCCGACGACCACCGGCCGGCTCTCGGACTGGGAGCTCATCGGCCCGCTGCTCAAGGCCTTCGAGTACGGCGGCGAGGGCGCGGCCATGCCGCTGCCCGACCCGACCCGCCGCCGGATGCCCGCCGGCCTGGAGCTGATGAGGCACCAGGCGCAGGTCGTGGCCGCCGCCGAGCAGGGGCACCGCTCCTTCCTGCTGGCCGACGAGCCCGGCCTGGGCAAGACCGCGCAGGCGCTGGTCGCCGCCGAGGCCGCCAACGCCTATCCGCTGCTGGTCGTCTCCCCGAACGTGGTCAAGGCCAACTGGGCGCACGAGGCCGAGCTGTGGACCCCGCAGCACCCGGTCACCGTCATCCACGGCGACGGTGACGACATCGACGGCTTCGCCGACATCGTGGTCGTCAACTACGAGATCCTGGACCGGCACGCCGGCTGGCTCGGACGCCTCGGCTTCCGCGGCATGGTGGTCGACGAGGCGCACTTCATCAAGAACCTCGCCTCGCAGCGCTCGCGGCACGTGCGGCACATCGCCGACCGGATCCGCGACCGGCACCCGTGGCCGCTGATGATGGCCCTCACCGGCACGCCGCTGATCAACGACATCGAGGACTTCAAGGCGATCTGGCAGTTCCTCGGCTGGGTCGACGACAAGGCGCCGCGGCCCGAGCTGATGCACGCGCTGGAGCAGACCCACCTCGATCCGGTCGACCGCGGCTTCTACCCCGCGGCGCGCAAGGCGGTCATCGACCTCGGCATCGTCCGGCGCCGCAAGGTCGACGTGGCCGCCGACATCCCCGCCCGCCGGATCGCCGACATCCCGGTCGAGCTCGACGACGCCGTCGGCCGCTCCCTGCGGGAGGCCGAGCGCGAGCTCGCCGCCCGGATG encodes:
- a CDS encoding phosphotransferase family protein translates to MAAEETPGLDPARLAEWLQGRVELSGPLSAEVIAGGKSNLTYVVTDGTRDLVVRRPPLGHVLATAHDMGREYRVMSALQDTDVPVPRMYAHSEDDDVLGAPFYVMERVAGVPYRTAEELRPLGPERTRTISEGLVDTLVALHEVVPEEVGLGDFGRPDGFLERQLRRWSQQLESSRSRDLPDADTLRERLAAAVPRQSAPGIVHGDFRLDNILTDDRDRPAAVIDWEMATLGDPLTDLALMVLYHRLAEHIGSAVADASNAPGFLSEEEVLRRYNAASSRDLGDLDWYLGLAVYKLAVILEGIHYRYSQGQTVGSGFDRVGEVVPPLLATGLDALKER
- a CDS encoding acyl-CoA dehydrogenase family protein, which produces MDFAFDDRTEGLRASLQDFMDTHVHPNEQRFHDEVEALEDRWAWDSVPVLAELREEARRRGLWNLFLPGADGAGLTNLQYAPLAEITGRSMHLAPPALNCAAPDTGNMEVLSMFGSEEQKERWLAPLLSGEIRSAFAMTEPDVASSDATNVSIDIRRDGDEWVINGRKWWITGAMNPNCKVFIVMGKTDPSADRHRQQSMILVPRDTPGVEVLRGMEVFGYDDHEHGGHAELRFTDVRVPVANLVGEEGSGFAIAQARLGPGRIHHCMRSVGVAEMALEAMCRRALSREPFGKPLAEQGVIQDWIAEARVRIEQLRLLTLKAAWLMDTQGNKGAHTEIQAIKIAAPATVQWILDKAIQTHGAGGLSQDFPLAGAYAGIRTLRFADGPDEVHKAALARRELKGYR
- a CDS encoding acyl-CoA dehydrogenase family protein encodes the protein MSARDDLARRVVEFLAEHDPDTTDRVEFLRARYDAGLAWVAFPEGHGGLGLSRSLQAEVDRLFAEAGAPDNNPRANGIGLGMAAPTILAFGTEEQKERFLKPLWTGEEIWCQLFSEPGAGSDLAALATRAVRDEASGEWVVNGQKVWTSGAQNARFAILVARTDVDVPKHRGMTYFLADMTDPGVDVRPLRQVTGEAEFNEVFLSDVRIPDTQRLGDEGQGWQVANFTLNNERVAIGGRALPREGGMVGIVSQTWRDRPEARTPELHDRLLRSWVEAEVARLTGVRLRQKLAQGVPGPEGAAMKLSFARLNQQLSGLELELLGEDGLRYSDWTMVRPEHVDFTGRDAGYRYLRAKGNSIEGGTSEILRNIVAERVLGLPAEARGDKDVPFKELPR
- a CDS encoding acyl-CoA dehydrogenase family protein codes for the protein MTDLDLLPTDIEEDLRASVRGVLDRRCGPDTVAAMYDGDRAVVEPLWRAMAVELGLAGLLVPESLGGSGATAREAAAVMEELGRACAPVPFLTSAVIATTSLLPSGDELLGALAAGERTGALVVPFSTAPDAPLPDLAEGGTVRSVAGALEADVLLVPAGGTLRVVDATEAGVEPVVSLDMSRQLADVTVPAGAGRAVEGDGEAAARAALLAGAALLASEQHGVASWCLRETIGYVGQRRQFGRVVGGFQALKHRLADLFAETEQAAATAAYAAAVLAAEDADLPIATAVAQSWCSEVAVHAAEEALQLHGGVGMTWEYPVHLYLKRAKADQIALGTPGAHRARLATLVDLPGGTA
- a CDS encoding NADP-dependent oxidoreductase — encoded protein: MTASTQIRLAARPVGEPQDSDFETTTEELPGLADGQVLLRTLYLSLDPYMRGRMSDAKSYAEPVPIGGAMVGATVCEVVESRSERRAVGDVVLAYTGWQTYAVADARATRRLDPEVAPVQTALGVLGMPGFTAYAGLLEIGRPQPGETVVVAAATGPVGSAVGQIARIKGARAVGIAGGEEKTRALIEDFGFDAAVDHRAPDFEEQLAAATPDGVDVYFENVGGPVGAAVVRRLNKLARMPVCGLVADYNATEVPAGPDRLPGFMGRVLRLSLTVRGFIQDEFVPTHHEAFLREMGAWVAEGRVRYREDVVDGLENAPEAFRGLLTGRNFGKLIIKVAP
- a CDS encoding haloacid dehalogenase type II yields the protein MTELVVLDVNETLSDLTPLAEVFADVGLPGQADAWFAGVLRDGFAVALTGGQAGFAEIGRAAVAARAGEEAAERVIGAFMELPVHPDVPDGLRALRSAGLRVVTLSNGSTAVADALLTRAGVRDQVEALLSVEDAPRWKPAPEAYRYALDLLGVEAADAVMVAVHPWDVQGAQAVGMRGCYLDRAGAPYPSWLPAPDLVVPDLASLAARL
- a CDS encoding DEAD/DEAH box helicase, producing the protein MARGGQRRSTTRRNGRSNRKHTDNEGMIPVLAQTLRDVERSVDGGAVTNGVKGRFHAAALLLREERARVKADEDLTDNQRAQQLKRLEGLAQILATTAARNPALMMLVPEDAEVSDDARWAKAEMMRAAGWEAPVRTEAKAADGAPVDRQVVPQQVISRQLANPFLVPDYSAARPRPTTTGRLSDWELIGPLLKAFEYGGEGAAMPLPDPTRRRMPAGLELMRHQAQVVAAAEQGHRSFLLADEPGLGKTAQALVAAEAANAYPLLVVSPNVVKANWAHEAELWTPQHPVTVIHGDGDDIDGFADIVVVNYEILDRHAGWLGRLGFRGMVVDEAHFIKNLASQRSRHVRHIADRIRDRHPWPLMMALTGTPLINDIEDFKAIWQFLGWVDDKAPRPELMHALEQTHLDPVDRGFYPAARKAVIDLGIVRRRKVDVAADIPARRIADIPVELDDAVGRSLREAERELAARMVKRYWSAMEARTSGKVVEGIDHELVRRVATWEREDSDNSPSGENVFTMVRRIGQAKATLAADYTAQLSRNVGKVVFFAKHIDVMDAAEQLFKDRGIGYTSVRGDQTRATRDKAIEAFQNDPDTHIVVCSLMAAGVGLNLQVASNLVLAELSWTDAEQTQAIDRIHRIGQSEPVTAWRIIAAQTIDTKIAELIDSKAGLAARALDGSDEEIGSSEDVQLEALVALLTEALEEEAPVPA